One Herbaspirillum rubrisubalbicans genomic window carries:
- the xylB gene encoding xylulokinase: MSYLGIDLGTSEVKLVLTDPDSNIIATSSARLRVDHPHPLWSEQAPQAWWNATLDAIATLRATAPQAFLALRGIGISGQMHGATLLDRNGNVLRPAILWNDMRAHAECVELEALVPDAADITGNRAMPGFTAPKLLWLSKYEPAVYRAIDKVLLPKDYLGWKLTGEFVSEMSDAAGTLWLDVARRDWSERMLHATGLSRSHMPRLVEGSAVAGHLREDLRREWGISAPVVVAGGAGDNAASAVGIGVIQAGDAFLSLGSSGVLFAATAQHAPNSQQGVHAFCHCLPGQWHQMSVILSAAASLHWLAGVLGREVPELVSAAERLTPAQQAQAPLFLPYLNGERTPHNDAAAKGVLFGMTSAHEAAHLAYAVMEGVAFAMADGYAALQAAGTVLHSAAFVGGGSRSAFWGQLCATALGIPLRHHAGAEVGAALGAARLGRLAATGETAQAVCLAPPVLDSYLPKPEWQAHSARRLQYYRRLYGALREEFLDYSLH; this comes from the coding sequence TTGAGCTATCTGGGCATCGACCTTGGCACCTCCGAAGTCAAGCTGGTCCTGACCGACCCTGACTCCAACATCATCGCCACCAGCAGTGCGCGGCTGCGGGTGGACCATCCGCATCCGCTGTGGTCCGAACAAGCCCCGCAGGCCTGGTGGAACGCCACCCTGGACGCCATCGCCACGCTACGCGCCACGGCCCCGCAAGCCTTCCTGGCGCTGCGCGGCATCGGTATCTCGGGGCAGATGCATGGCGCCACCCTGCTGGACCGCAACGGCAACGTACTGCGCCCGGCCATCCTGTGGAACGACATGCGTGCGCACGCCGAGTGCGTGGAGCTGGAAGCGCTGGTCCCGGATGCCGCCGACATCACCGGCAATCGCGCCATGCCGGGCTTTACCGCCCCCAAGCTGCTGTGGCTGTCGAAGTATGAACCGGCGGTCTACCGCGCCATCGACAAGGTCTTGCTGCCCAAGGATTACCTGGGCTGGAAGCTGACCGGCGAATTCGTCTCCGAGATGTCGGATGCGGCCGGCACGCTGTGGCTGGATGTGGCCCGGCGCGACTGGTCCGAGCGGATGCTGCACGCCACGGGCCTGAGCCGCAGCCACATGCCGCGCCTGGTCGAAGGCAGCGCCGTGGCCGGCCACCTGCGCGAGGACTTGCGCCGCGAATGGGGCATCAGCGCGCCGGTGGTGGTGGCCGGGGGCGCCGGCGACAATGCCGCCAGCGCGGTGGGTATCGGCGTGATCCAGGCCGGCGACGCCTTCCTCTCGCTGGGCAGCTCAGGCGTCTTGTTCGCCGCCACCGCACAGCACGCGCCCAATTCCCAGCAGGGCGTACACGCCTTCTGCCACTGCCTGCCCGGCCAATGGCACCAGATGAGCGTGATCCTGTCGGCCGCAGCCAGCCTGCACTGGCTCGCCGGCGTGCTGGGGCGCGAAGTGCCTGAGCTGGTCAGCGCTGCCGAACGCCTGACCCCAGCGCAGCAGGCGCAAGCGCCCCTGTTCCTGCCCTACCTGAACGGCGAGCGCACGCCGCATAACGATGCCGCAGCCAAGGGCGTGCTGTTTGGCATGACATCCGCACATGAGGCGGCGCACCTGGCCTATGCGGTGATGGAAGGCGTGGCCTTTGCCATGGCCGATGGCTATGCGGCCTTGCAGGCGGCTGGCACCGTGCTGCACAGTGCGGCCTTCGTAGGGGGCGGCTCGCGCAGTGCGTTCTGGGGGCAATTGTGTGCGACGGCCTTGGGGATTCCCCTGCGACACCATGCCGGGGCAGAAGTGGGCGCGGCGCTGGGGGCGGCGCGTTTGGGGCGCCTGGCTGCTACGGGCGAAACAGCACAGGCGGTCTGCCTGGCGCCCCCCGTCCTGGATAGCTACCTGCCCAAGCCAGAGTGGCAAGCACATAGCGCGCGCCGGCTGCAATACTATCGCCGACTCTACGGCGCCTTGCGCGAGGAATTCCTTGATTATTCACTGCACTGA